Proteins encoded in a region of the Clostridium beijerinckii genome:
- a CDS encoding LytTR family DNA-binding domain-containing protein — MKIRVELDNEIKENEVIIKCNELNEEVRNIQIVLGELLSQKKHITFYKGETEYYLSLEEILFFETEESGICAHTINNIYNVKYKLYELEELLPGYFMRVSKSTILNTNHIYSITKSISSSSRVEFQNTHKQVYVSRYYYKPLKIKLLEKRK, encoded by the coding sequence ATGAAAATACGGGTTGAACTTGATAATGAAATTAAAGAAAATGAAGTTATTATTAAATGTAATGAATTAAATGAAGAGGTTAGAAATATTCAAATTGTGCTTGGTGAGCTGCTATCGCAAAAAAAGCATATAACCTTTTACAAAGGAGAAACAGAGTATTATCTTTCATTGGAAGAAATTTTGTTTTTTGAAACTGAAGAAAGCGGTATTTGTGCACATACCATTAATAATATATATAACGTAAAGTATAAGCTATATGAACTCGAGGAATTATTGCCAGGATATTTTATGAGAGTTTCAAAATCAACAATACTAAATACAAATCATATTTACTCCATAACAAAAAGTATATCATCATCAAGCAGGGTTGAATTTCAAAACACTCACAAACAAGTGTATGTTTCAAGATACTATTACAAGCCATTAAAAATTAAATTATTAGAAAAGAGGAAATAA
- a CDS encoding redoxin domain-containing protein: MTPITIGADAPDFKAKDNKKQDIKLSDYKGKKVLLSWHPLAWTPVCTDQMRALETNFEKFQNLNTVPLGFSVDSQPCKEAWATVLQIKNVSLPSDFWPHGKIASDYGIFDETTGISGRANIIINEDGKVQWVKVYPSEQLPDINEVLQVLSNNQ, translated from the coding sequence ATGACTCCAATTACAATAGGTGCAGATGCACCAGATTTTAAAGCAAAGGATAATAAAAAACAGGATATAAAGTTATCTGATTATAAAGGAAAAAAAGTACTTCTTTCTTGGCATCCTCTAGCTTGGACACCAGTATGTACAGATCAAATGCGAGCATTAGAAACTAATTTTGAAAAATTTCAAAATCTTAACACTGTTCCACTAGGATTCAGTGTAGATTCTCAACCTTGCAAAGAAGCATGGGCAACCGTTCTCCAAATTAAAAATGTTAGTCTTCCATCAGATTTTTGGCCTCATGGTAAGATAGCTTCTGACTATGGAATATTTGATGAAACTACTGGAATATCAGGACGTGCCAACATAATCATAAATGAAGATGGTAAAGTACAATGGGTAAAAGTTTACCCATCAGAACAACTTCCAGATATAAATGAAGTTTTACAGGTTTTATCTAATAACCAATAA
- a CDS encoding cell wall-binding protein gives MRKLISGALVVISVLVLSPIGASAEWRQDNSGWWYSEGNSYAKGWRDINGKTYYFDSNGYMKTGWVQDNYYETWHYFYQDGAMAHGTVIDGYELDEDGTWIKPSKEAEEARNLILKEDSNYISKMNAAYGAKLTKRYFEGNINKFIASDKWNLPVEDVYVFSLTGSYNDEYCGYMVGKTTKNVYCVPHQGGLSIYQIKDNEIIKTYKWLDSYGYDGNWRNLDKDK, from the coding sequence ATGAGAAAGTTAATATCTGGTGCGTTAGTAGTAATTTCAGTATTAGTTTTAAGCCCAATCGGAGCCAGTGCTGAATGGAGACAAGATAATAGTGGATGGTGGTACTCAGAAGGAAATTCATATGCTAAGGGATGGAGAGACATTAATGGAAAGACGTATTATTTTGATTCAAATGGATATATGAAAACTGGATGGGTGCAAGATAATTATTATGAGACTTGGCATTATTTTTATCAAGATGGAGCTATGGCACATGGTACTGTAATTGATGGATATGAATTAGATGAAGATGGAACTTGGATTAAACCATCTAAGGAAGCTGAAGAAGCAAGAAATTTAATATTAAAAGAAGACAGTAATTATATTTCAAAAATGAATGCTGCATATGGTGCTAAGCTGACAAAAAGATATTTTGAAGGGAATATTAATAAGTTCATAGCCAGCGATAAATGGAATCTACCAGTAGAGGATGTATATGTGTTTAGCCTTACAGGCTCTTATAATGATGAATACTGTGGATACATGGTTGGTAAGACAACTAAAAATGTATATTGCGTGCCACATCAAGGAGGACTTTCAATATATCAAATAAAGGATAATGAAATAATAAAAACTTATAAGTGGCTCGATAGCTATGGATATGATGGTAACTGGCGTAATTTAGACAAAGATAAATAA
- a CDS encoding DDE-type integrase/transposase/recombinase: MINKFLLETVIYLIEIIKYLMTLLVGKNLLKSISDEPVKKEYRKLQVDDQPIFDVPEKLNYKLLIAEYEFKHGKEFAPVKPRKNKALAPKDVICPKCGAPHTYLYDNNGGRGQYLCKVCDTTFNPKNYYQKSIVLRCPHCSKTLERIKARKDFYVYKCKNDNCSFYQNNLKSMTKSEKQDFKKNPGKFKVRYIFRDFTFDFKPLSKESPVKSKVSLPNIMISSYTLGLILTYYVNYGLSSRKTAALLKDIHDIKISHQAILNYVNAVSIVVKPFIDNYDYKLSDSFCGDETYIKVNGKWNYIFFFFDAVKKIILSYRVSPHRDTETAVKAIDDVLSKLKEIPEDLNLITDGNPIYLLAQHFFASHSIKFDVTQVIGLTNKDEVSKEYRPLKQIIERLNRTFKGNYRATTGFGSPNGSVAFVTMFVAYFNFLRPHSALEGKTPVILEELESMSNMPTRWCKFIELSQDFVLNNCTITA; this comes from the coding sequence ATGATTAATAAGTTTCTTCTTGAAACTGTAATTTATCTTATTGAAATTATAAAGTATCTCATGACTTTGCTGGTTGGCAAAAACTTGCTTAAAAGCATTTCGGACGAACCTGTTAAGAAAGAATACCGAAAGCTTCAAGTAGATGATCAACCAATCTTTGATGTTCCCGAAAAACTTAACTATAAGCTTCTAATAGCTGAATATGAGTTTAAGCACGGCAAAGAATTTGCTCCTGTGAAACCTCGCAAAAACAAAGCGTTAGCTCCTAAGGATGTTATCTGTCCTAAGTGTGGTGCTCCACATACCTATCTTTACGATAATAACGGAGGCCGAGGACAATATCTTTGCAAAGTCTGTGATACCACATTCAATCCTAAAAATTACTATCAGAAATCCATAGTGTTAAGATGTCCTCACTGCAGTAAAACACTTGAAAGAATCAAGGCGCGTAAGGATTTCTACGTTTATAAGTGTAAGAATGATAATTGCTCTTTTTACCAAAATAATCTTAAATCAATGACAAAATCTGAAAAACAAGATTTTAAGAAGAATCCTGGTAAGTTCAAAGTTAGATACATATTTAGAGATTTCACTTTTGACTTTAAGCCACTTTCTAAAGAAAGTCCGGTAAAATCAAAGGTTTCTCTTCCAAACATTATGATTTCTTCTTACACCTTAGGACTCATTCTAACTTACTACGTTAACTACGGTTTATCTTCCAGAAAGACAGCTGCATTGCTTAAAGATATTCATGATATTAAAATATCTCATCAAGCAATTTTAAACTATGTTAATGCCGTTTCAATTGTAGTTAAGCCATTTATAGATAACTACGATTATAAACTTTCTGACTCTTTCTGCGGCGATGAAACCTACATAAAAGTTAACGGTAAGTGGAACTATATTTTCTTCTTTTTTGATGCTGTTAAAAAGATTATTCTATCTTACAGAGTATCACCACATAGAGATACCGAAACGGCTGTAAAAGCCATCGATGATGTTCTAAGTAAGTTAAAAGAAATACCTGAAGATCTTAATCTTATAACTGATGGTAACCCTATATATCTTCTTGCACAGCACTTCTTTGCAAGCCATAGTATAAAATTCGATGTTACTCAAGTTATAGGCTTAACCAATAAAGATGAAGTTTCAAAAGAATATAGGCCATTGAAGCAAATTATTGAACGTCTTAACCGAACCTTTAAAGGCAATTATAGAGCTACTACTGGCTTCGGAAGTCCTAACGGGTCGGTTGCATTTGTAACTATGTTTGTGGCATACTTTAACTTTCTAAGACCACATTCTGCCCTTGAAGGCAAAACTCCTGTAATCCTTGAAGAGTTAGAGTCAATGTCCAACATGCCTACTAGATGGTGCAAATTTATTGAACTATCTCAAGACTTTGTTCTAAATAACTGTACAATAACTGCCTAA
- the ftsH gene encoding ATP-dependent zinc metalloprotease FtsH, whose translation MFKNRKGTPNKKGLPDKKDLPKYITAALIITLVINIVINLISQSNHKQIDYSEFLTMVNNKQVESVEIYSDKLVITPKSDEDASVVNKKLYYTGNLDYPQLVDKLYNADVKFTTPVKNTQSPIIGFILSWIIPFAIFYMLGNWFMKSLSNKIGGGGGGFMSVGKSNAKVYVEKTTGVYFKDVAGQEEAKESLKEIVDFLHKPERYTKIGAKLPKGALLVGPPGTGKTLLAKAVAGEAKVPFFSLSGSGFVEMFVGVGASRVRDLFAQAEKQAPCIIFIDEIDAIGKSREGNISGNDEREQTLNQLLAEMDGFDSSKGVVILAATNRPEVLDKALLRPGRFDRRVIVDKPDLKGRENILKVHSKNIIMDESVNLKEIALATAGAVGADLANMVNEAALRAVRMGRDEVRQDDLFEAVETVIAGKEKKDRVMTENEKSLVAFHEVGHALASALQKKTQPVHKITIVPRTMGALGYTMQMPEEEKYLMSKDELLEQIVVLLAGRAAEDLVFNEITTGASNDIERATSIARQMVTMYGMSEKFGMIGLESIQNRYLDGRPVRNCSDEISAEVDREVMNIINESYEKAKNLLKANMEALGKISSHLIFKETIMGDEFMKILNSIQIDEPVNV comes from the coding sequence ATGTTTAAAAATAGAAAAGGGACGCCTAATAAAAAGGGATTGCCTGATAAAAAGGATTTACCCAAATACATTACAGCAGCGCTTATAATTACATTAGTAATAAATATAGTTATAAATTTGATTTCTCAGTCAAATCATAAACAAATTGATTATAGTGAATTTCTTACAATGGTAAATAATAAACAAGTAGAATCAGTTGAGATTTATAGTGACAAGCTTGTTATAACACCAAAAAGTGATGAGGATGCTTCAGTTGTAAATAAAAAATTATATTATACTGGCAACTTAGACTATCCTCAACTTGTAGACAAACTATATAATGCAGATGTAAAGTTTACTACACCCGTAAAAAATACTCAGTCTCCAATTATCGGTTTCATACTTTCATGGATTATACCTTTTGCTATATTTTATATGTTAGGTAATTGGTTCATGAAGTCTTTAAGTAATAAAATTGGAGGAGGCGGAGGAGGATTTATGTCCGTCGGAAAAAGTAATGCGAAGGTATATGTTGAAAAGACTACAGGAGTATATTTTAAAGACGTAGCAGGTCAGGAAGAAGCTAAAGAATCTCTTAAGGAGATAGTTGATTTTCTTCACAAGCCTGAAAGATATACGAAGATAGGAGCTAAGCTTCCTAAAGGTGCACTTTTAGTAGGACCTCCAGGTACAGGTAAGACATTACTTGCAAAAGCTGTAGCAGGAGAAGCAAAGGTACCATTTTTCTCACTTTCAGGGTCAGGTTTTGTAGAGATGTTTGTAGGTGTTGGAGCTTCAAGAGTCAGAGATTTGTTTGCTCAGGCAGAAAAGCAAGCACCATGTATTATTTTTATTGATGAAATTGATGCAATAGGTAAGAGTAGAGAAGGTAATATAAGTGGAAATGATGAAAGAGAGCAGACATTAAACCAGTTACTTGCTGAAATGGATGGCTTCGATTCTTCAAAGGGAGTTGTTATTCTTGCAGCAACCAATAGACCAGAAGTCCTTGATAAGGCGCTATTAAGACCTGGACGTTTTGATCGTAGAGTTATAGTAGATAAACCAGATCTTAAAGGAAGAGAGAATATATTAAAGGTTCATTCCAAGAATATAATAATGGATGAAAGTGTTAATCTAAAAGAGATAGCACTTGCTACTGCTGGTGCTGTTGGGGCTGATCTTGCAAACATGGTTAATGAAGCTGCTTTAAGAGCTGTAAGAATGGGAAGAGATGAGGTTAGGCAGGATGATTTATTTGAGGCAGTCGAAACTGTAATTGCAGGTAAAGAGAAAAAGGATAGAGTAATGACTGAGAATGAGAAAAGTCTTGTTGCATTTCATGAAGTTGGACATGCATTAGCTTCAGCGCTGCAGAAAAAGACTCAGCCAGTTCATAAGATTACCATTGTTCCAAGAACAATGGGAGCACTTGGATATACTATGCAGATGCCAGAAGAAGAAAAGTACCTTATGTCTAAAGATGAATTGCTAGAACAGATAGTTGTTCTGCTTGCAGGAAGAGCAGCTGAAGATCTTGTGTTTAATGAAATAACTACAGGTGCTTCAAATGATATTGAGAGAGCTACTAGTATTGCAAGACAAATGGTAACAATGTATGGAATGTCAGAAAAATTTGGTATGATAGGGCTTGAATCAATTCAAAACAGATATCTTGACGGCAGACCAGTAAGAAATTGTTCAGATGAAATATCTGCTGAAGTTGATCGTGAGGTTATGAATATAATCAATGAATCCTACGAAAAGGCCAAAAATCTTCTAAAGGCTAATATGGAAGCTTTGGGCAAAATATCATCGCATCTTATTTTCAAAGAAACCATAATGGGTGATGAATTTATGAAAATTCTAAACTCAATCCAAATAGACGAGCCGGTTAACGTTTAA
- a CDS encoding zinc metallopeptidase, whose protein sequence is MDIYYIILVLPALAFSLYCQFKVKGTFDKYSNYGNARGFTGADVARRILDRNGLYDVAVVPTAGSLTDHYESGKRVVRLSESVYYSNSVAAIGVAAHETGHAIQHKVQYAPLSLRSGLVPIANIGSMAGPYMAIFGLIFQIPLLAQLGIVFFTGAVAFYFVTLPVEFNASKRAISELESQGILSFNEMAPAKKVLNAAAMTYVASAITAVANLLHLVFLFMGSGDRE, encoded by the coding sequence ATGGACATTTATTATATCATTTTAGTTTTACCGGCATTGGCTTTTTCGCTTTATTGTCAATTTAAAGTAAAAGGAACCTTTGACAAATATAGCAATTATGGCAATGCTAGAGGATTTACTGGTGCAGATGTTGCAAGGAGAATTCTTGATAGAAATGGACTTTATGATGTAGCTGTAGTTCCGACAGCAGGTAGTTTAACTGATCACTATGAATCTGGAAAAAGGGTAGTAAGATTATCTGAATCAGTATATTATAGTAATTCTGTTGCAGCAATAGGTGTTGCAGCCCATGAAACAGGACATGCAATACAACATAAAGTACAATATGCACCACTTTCTTTAAGAAGTGGACTTGTACCAATTGCAAATATAGGTTCTATGGCAGGTCCATATATGGCGATTTTTGGATTAATATTTCAAATTCCTTTGCTTGCACAACTAGGTATAGTGTTTTTTACTGGTGCGGTAGCATTTTATTTTGTAACTCTACCAGTAGAATTTAATGCAAGTAAAAGAGCAATATCAGAATTAGAATCTCAAGGAATACTTAGTTTCAATGAAATGGCTCCTGCAAAAAAGGTGCTAAATGCAGCAGCTATGACTTATGTTGCTTCTGCAATAACTGCTGTTGCAAATTTGCTTCACCTTGTATTTTTGTTCATGGGAAGCGGTGATAGAGAATAA
- a CDS encoding fructose bisphosphate aldolase, with protein MNENQINRIHTGKGFIAALDQSGGSTPKALLEYGIKEDSYSNEEEMFDLVHEMRKRIIKSPAFTSEYILGAILFEDTMYRTIDNQYTPDYLWKEKNIVPFLKVDKGLAEINNGVQLMKPISSLDDLLKQAVEKNIFGTKMRSVIKEANAKGIKMLVEQQFEIGKQIVEAGLVPIIEPEVDIHSTDKEESEKLLKLEILEQLSKLDKETKVMLKLSIPTKDNFYIDLIDEPHVVRVVALSGGYSQAEANERLGRNHGLIASFSRALSQGLTAQQTEEEFNGTISKSIKEIYEASIK; from the coding sequence ATGAATGAAAATCAAATAAACCGAATACATACAGGTAAAGGGTTTATTGCAGCTTTAGATCAAAGTGGTGGCAGTACTCCAAAAGCATTACTTGAGTATGGGATTAAGGAAGACAGTTATTCCAATGAAGAAGAAATGTTTGACTTAGTGCATGAAATGAGAAAACGCATAATAAAGAGTCCGGCATTTACTTCAGAATATATTTTGGGTGCTATATTATTTGAAGACACAATGTATCGTACTATTGATAATCAATATACACCTGATTACCTTTGGAAGGAAAAAAATATTGTCCCTTTCTTAAAGGTTGATAAAGGCTTAGCTGAAATTAACAATGGTGTTCAGCTTATGAAACCAATAAGTAGCTTAGATGACCTTTTAAAGCAAGCAGTAGAAAAAAATATTTTTGGAACAAAAATGCGCTCAGTTATTAAGGAAGCAAATGCTAAAGGAATTAAAATGTTAGTTGAGCAGCAATTTGAAATTGGTAAACAGATTGTAGAAGCAGGTCTTGTTCCTATTATTGAGCCAGAAGTTGACATCCATAGTACCGATAAGGAAGAATCTGAAAAACTTTTGAAACTTGAAATTTTAGAGCAGCTATCAAAACTTGATAAAGAAACAAAAGTGATGCTTAAACTTTCAATACCAACTAAAGATAATTTCTACATTGATTTAATAGATGAGCCACATGTTGTCAGAGTAGTAGCTTTGTCAGGTGGTTATAGTCAAGCAGAAGCAAACGAAAGACTCGGACGCAATCATGGATTAATCGCCAGTTTTTCAAGAGCTTTATCCCAAGGGCTCACTGCTCAGCAAACTGAAGAAGAATTTAATGGGACAATATCAAAATCAATTAAGGAAATCTATGAGGCATCAATAAAATAA
- a CDS encoding Spo0E family sporulation regulatory protein-aspartic acid phosphatase: MEHLKEKEMMISRMRQALCKIMGDEENSLDVEVIRACRRLNFALNEYNELLRRTIK; encoded by the coding sequence TTGGAACATTTAAAAGAAAAAGAGATGATGATTAGTAGAATGAGACAAGCCTTATGCAAAATTATGGGCGATGAAGAAAATTCATTAGATGTGGAGGTGATTAGAGCGTGTAGAAGATTAAACTTTGCACTGAATGAGTACAATGAATTACTAAGGAGAACAATTAAATAA